In a genomic window of Tamandua tetradactyla isolate mTamTet1 chromosome 17, mTamTet1.pri, whole genome shotgun sequence:
- the LOC143660644 gene encoding uncharacterized protein LOC143660644 isoform X2: protein MPSRGPWHTYGGTPRRTERFLSSWTLHEPPACRREACEEAAMTADISSKSAPSPLPAPTMCVSAPTMCEKFLLGLSQDPSPLPASRALLLGARGKTRPSGPDGGKASPQAVSASSPQQWPALALREQVSSHDHRGHRHQYSVSLQKPSQFPVCGVKGRTKRTGRAAPPAPSTVPGLRRPPPRRRPGGLHFPGPLAATRPRPRNGSETGRAPQPGILRPLAAVTSEAGLRGQLATSGDN, encoded by the exons ATGCCCTCGCGGGGGCCGTGGCACACGTACGGAGGGACCCCGCGACGGACGGAAAGGTTTCTTTCCAGCTGGACGCTCCACGAGCCGCCTGCGTGCCGCCGAGAAGCGTGTGAGGAGGCCGCCATGACTGCGGACATTTCCTCTAAGTCCGCCCCCTCGCCGCTCCCAGCGCCCACCATGTGCGTTTCAGCGCCCACCATGTGCGAGAAGTTCCTCCTCGGGCTTTCTCAGGACCCTTCTCCTCTCCCAGCCTCCAGGGCTCTCCTGCTTGGAGCTCGGGGGAAGACCCGCCCCTCGGGTCCAGACGGGGGCAAGGCCTCTCCTCAGGCCGTGTCCGCTTCCTCGCCTCAGCAATGGCCTGCTCTGGCCTTGAGGGAACAGGTTTCCAGTCATGACCACCGAGGCCACCGACACCAATATTCTGTCAGTTTACAAAAACCAAGCCAGTTTCCTGTCTGCGGGGTGAAGGGCCGAACAAAGCGGACGGGAAGAGCCgcaccccctgccccctccaccgTGCCGGGGCTGCGCCGGCCCCCGCCCCGTCGGCGGCCGGGaggactacatttcccaggccCCCTTGCGGCCACTCGGCCCCGCCCCCGGAACGGAAGTGAGACGGGGCGGGCCCCTCAGCCCGGGATCCTGCGCCCTCTCGCCGCAGTTACCTCGGAAGCCGGCCTAAG GGGGCAGTTGGCAACGTCTGGGGACAACTGA
- the LOC143660644 gene encoding uncharacterized protein LOC143660644 isoform X1, producing the protein MPSRGPWHTYGGTPRRTERFLSSWTLHEPPACRREACEEAAMTADISSKSAPSPLPAPTMCVSAPTMCEKFLLGLSQDPSPLPASRALLLGARGKTRPSGPDGGKASPQAVSASSPQQWPALALREQVSSHDHRGHRHQYSVSLQKPSQFPVCGVKGRTKRTGRAAPPAPSTVPGLRRPPPRRRPGGLHFPGPLAATRPRPRNGSETGRAPQPGILRPLAAVTSEAGLRPRRLWGFARQEGALAVCSRVCRTLT; encoded by the exons ATGCCCTCGCGGGGGCCGTGGCACACGTACGGAGGGACCCCGCGACGGACGGAAAGGTTTCTTTCCAGCTGGACGCTCCACGAGCCGCCTGCGTGCCGCCGAGAAGCGTGTGAGGAGGCCGCCATGACTGCGGACATTTCCTCTAAGTCCGCCCCCTCGCCGCTCCCAGCGCCCACCATGTGCGTTTCAGCGCCCACCATGTGCGAGAAGTTCCTCCTCGGGCTTTCTCAGGACCCTTCTCCTCTCCCAGCCTCCAGGGCTCTCCTGCTTGGAGCTCGGGGGAAGACCCGCCCCTCGGGTCCAGACGGGGGCAAGGCCTCTCCTCAGGCCGTGTCCGCTTCCTCGCCTCAGCAATGGCCTGCTCTGGCCTTGAGGGAACAGGTTTCCAGTCATGACCACCGAGGCCACCGACACCAATATTCTGTCAGTTTACAAAAACCAAGCCAGTTTCCTGTCTGCGGGGTGAAGGGCCGAACAAAGCGGACGGGAAGAGCCgcaccccctgccccctccaccgTGCCGGGGCTGCGCCGGCCCCCGCCCCGTCGGCGGCCGGGaggactacatttcccaggccCCCTTGCGGCCACTCGGCCCCGCCCCCGGAACGGAAGTGAGACGGGGCGGGCCCCTCAGCCCGGGATCCTGCGCCCTCTCGCCGCAGTTACCTCGGAAGCCGGCCTAAG gccTCGCCGTCTCTGGGGCTTTGCCCGGCAGGAGGGCGCGCTTGCCGTCTGCTCTCGGGTTTGCAGGACCCTCACCTGA